The proteins below come from a single Vitis riparia cultivar Riparia Gloire de Montpellier isolate 1030 unplaced genomic scaffold, EGFV_Vit.rip_1.0 scaffold644_pilon_pilon, whole genome shotgun sequence genomic window:
- the LOC117910184 gene encoding DNA-directed RNA polymerases II and V subunit 8A-like, which translates to MVETFFDDIFVVDGQDPGGKKFDKVSRIEASSEQYDMFMQLDVNIEAYPIQAGEKFRMVLAPTLHLDGADVTDYFTQGERKSLADKFDYVMYGIIYKVSNEGSGPDVKGVIYASFGGLLMILKGDPSNLNKLEVNKRLFLLMKKV; encoded by the exons ATGGTTGAAACAttttttgatgatatttttgtGGTTGACGGACAAGATCCAGGtggtaaaaaatttgataaag TTTCTCGTATTGAAGCATCGAGTGAGCAGTATGACATGTTCATGCAACTAGATGTGAACATAGAGGCATATCCTATTCAGGCTGGGGAGAAATTCAGAATGGTGTTAGCTCCCACTCTGCATTTGGATGGAGCAGATGTCACTGACTATTTTACTCAG GGTGAGCGGAAGTCACTTGCAGACAAATTTGATTATGTCATGTATGGGATAATATATAAAGTCTCAAATGAAGGTTCAGGACCTGATGTTAAAGG GGTGATATATGCCTCATTTGGTGGCCTTCTGATGATTCTCAAAGGTGACCCCTCCAATTTGAATAAATTAGAAGTCAATAAAAGGTTATTTCTTCTCATGAAGAAGGTATGA
- the LOC117910202 gene encoding E3 ubiquitin-protein ligase RNF14-like, with translation MGNLLQKNSQKHQEDEEEDDDSTLACEICIEPISSNKKFKNNHNCTHSFCMDCMASYIQVKVEDQYVPDVACPALDCGHLLDPLHYLPILPAKLFTKWSDLLCEKVVLLGFERCYCPNQTCSVLIVNECGGMLGDQSAQIVRSSFVFSVRVHGIRVIDVMRGKR, from the coding sequence ATGGGAAACTTGTTACAGAAAAATTCACAGAAACACcaggaagatgaagaagaagatgatgattcaACCCTCGCCTGTGAGATATGCATTGAACCCATTTCATCAAACAAGAAGTTCAAGAACAACCACAACTGTACTCACTCTTTCTGCATGGACTGCATGGCCAGCTACATTCAAGTCAAGGTTGAAGACCAGTACGTCCCCGATGTAGCATGCCCTGCCTTAGACTGTGGCCATCTCTTAGACCCTCTCCATTACCTGCCTATCCTTCCGGCAAAACTCTTCACTAAGTGGTCCGACCTCCTCTGCGAGAAGGTGGTCCTTCTAGGGTTTGAAAGATGCTACTGCCCTAACCAAACTTGCTCAGTGTTGATAGTGAATGAGTGTGGGGGAATGTTAGGAGATCAAAGTGCCCAAATTGTAAGAAGCTCTTTTGTTTTCAGTGTAAGAGTCCATGGCATTCGGGTTATCGATGTGATGAGAGGGAAGAGATGA